The genomic window taccgatatgacatcacattaGGGCTTGTTCGCGTTTTAAGTCACgtgaaatacaatttaaaaattgcgatttttaattttaatattattaaaaaaaatgtgcttttataactctgagaataattaaatttaaaatcagattatttaagtataatttatttttcactaccgaaagtaccctattctGAGCCATCGAAATTCTCCAAATAAAGCCACAGTGAAcagattaatgaaaaaaatctgaGCAAACTGGGTCTGTAAATAACGAGAAAACAGAAACACGGGCCCATTTTGGTCGCTCGACTGAAAATATCGCTGCAGTgtagaaaaattgaaagatCAGCATGTGGTTTCAATAGGACAAGGCAACATGCTATACAGCCAGAGAAACTATTGAATTACTACATGAGTAATTTCCTTGCCgcatttggattttttttctttaggatGATTGAAgccttaaaaaagaaaatacatcgCTGTATCACTGAAATCCCGCAAAATTTATGCGATACCGTCattgaaaatttcatgaaaagagTACGTCTGTGCCAACAAAGCCGAGAGAGTCATTTTTCGGATATCTTATTCCATTCATAACCTCATGATGTGTACTTCATTAatcaataaatgtttcaaacttatgttacaaatatgtaattagattatttaaaattcaaaaccgACGTCCTTATTGGAACACGCATTATTATCTTAATCACACagtcatataataaaatatatacaagtcATTTAATTTCTGACAAAACCATGGGTCTctttatgaaaatgttttagttaCATTATCAAACATTAGACAGCGCCACATATGTCGAATCCAAATAGCGATGttagtagaaaatttaaaataaataaacaagtttaattttatataaattctatttatattttcattaaattaataaatagttttaattaattggtaataataatatatgttgaaataaaaattaattattaataaataaataaattaattattggccAGTGGTTTGGATTCGATACTGGTGGCGTTGCTAGTTAGCAGTTTTGGGAACTTACTCATACATCAAAAACGATAAGCCTGATTGTTAAAATTTGACTATCAAATAATAGAAGCATAATAGgcaaaaattttcacttacCGCTTTGTTTACGTGGTTTTTCTCCTGTATgttttcgtaaatgaacaatataATTAGTTTTGTGTGAAAACGCTTTTCCACAAAGAGTGCATAAATAACGTTTAGCTCCATGGatctaaaatatacatatatatttcagacggtaaaacaataaaaaacttctCTCACCCTGGTGGAAATATTTTCTGCTAATAGTCTAATTTAGTCGAGCAGTTTTCtgaaaaacaattctagaaaaataagtaagactaaaaaattctgaaacattctgaaaaagtatgaaaatatcTATCTAAAACTTACTAAGCAGTTTGAATTGAAGCTGCAATATTACaagtttttaaactcttctagaagattttttcaaaattaatcggagattttatgaaaatttagtaaGAATACGACTAAATCAGAATtaatcagtaaaatttaaaacatttcagattttcgaaaattaattccTGTaggttttatcatatttaatacttCTCGTAAGGAATATAAAAACTTGCCCtgaaattatttagaatttttctaacttatttatttattcgctCTGAAGAGAAACCAGATAAGATATAGTTCATAATATACATAAACACGATTTCAACATACCTCTTGTGCGAggataacaatatttaatataaactaaTATTGAATACATTCAAGGCcataatttcgaaaatgtaaTAACGCTAaacttttttgctaaaatttggtCATAGTTTAGCGCAAttacattttcgaaattatgATCCTTAATGtactcaatattattttatattaaatatgttgtTATCCTCGCACATGAGGTATGTTGAAttcatgtttatatatattatgaacTAGATCTTATCTGATTTTTCTTCAGAGTGAATTAATAAGTCTGAAAAGTTCTAAATAATTTCCTGACaagtttttatattctttacgagaagtattaaatataataaaacctacagtaattaatttttcgaaaatctaaaatgtttttaattttactgattaattctgaaaaagttttactcttactttagctaaatttttatgatatctcTGATTAATCCTGAAAAAATTCCAGAACAGtctaaaaacttgtaaaaatgcAGTCTTCAAACTGCTTagtaagttttatataaatcttttcatactttttcagaatgtttcagaattttttagaCCTACTCATTTTTCTAGAATTAGGCCTTccaaaataactgaaaataagcgatttcatgaatttattcaagggcaaaaaaactaaaaaaaaaaggatggtTTCGGCCCTACCTAAGTTTACCCAACACGCGCAGTCTCAAAAGTGTtagggttgcgttaattaacgctatgaaacttaaaaaacaatGTATAAAACCCTAACACTTTTGAGACTGCGCGTTAGTAGGGTAAACTAGATGCCGAAACcatcctttttttagtttttttttttcgcttttgaataaattcacgcaaaaaattattttgggccGACCAAATTGTTTTTCAGAACACTTCAAGGCTAGATTAGACCATCGgcagaaaatattttcaccaGGGTTGCATTcaagttatatatttaaaaaaaaattatacttacacTTAAATGACGATTACACGCTTGcacatttttaaattctttgccACAAACCATACACACGTTATGGTCAAGTACATGTTTCTTTAAAGTAGTTTTACATCCACAAAgttgtttacatattttacaaCGAATTATTTCCGGTGAATGTCGTCTCACATCTCTAATCATATCAAAAGTTTTATCACAATACATACATTTCACTATTTTTGAATGAGTCAAtttttgatgtttataaaattctgatttcaatttaaatactttGTCACATTCtgtacatttatacttttgtgcCGTACTGctattattatcatttgatTCCTTATTCGTATTTGTGTTTGGTTCTTCTTTAACAGgaattatttccttttttatcGATTCATTTAGAGATGCTTCGTccgaattataaaaattaaaagaactatcttcatttttaaattcaacatcTTCGTCAAGTgaaacttctacttttatatTTGGTTGTACGCTTGCGATAATTTGTTCTAATAATATTTCAgttgataaatattgaattttaaatttataagattgttccaaataatttatacattctGTGCAGATGTTTTTGGGTAATAAATCATCAGTGTTTATCTACGAAATGTTTTAAAGAAGTATggaaatataaagtttaaaattaataaaaaataggtgTATTTTCATACTGACGCTTGACACTGggtttgagcgtcaaattaggtCTCATGGCCAGTTTAAGTAGTGCCacctggaaaaaaatttcaaagcagAGTCACATCGTAAAAAGCTAAACATAGTTTTGGACAGTCCTACTAAGGAAGACTCTATCTAccgattttaaatgaaaacttatAACAGGTCACTTTATAGACATAGATGAACGACTTATGGTTGGTCATATTTATGGTTGTTAATTATATGCTATTTATATTGATTActtgcaattaaataatttaaatgggCTATATTAGTACAATCAACAAACCTAGAATATATGATTCctacgaaaaattgtttactgGGTGTATCGActtgcggttttttgcattggTTTCacaaaattatcctaaaaaaagtctatatggTTTTTAGTTTTAGCCCCCGCACCATTGGGTGGAAGGATGTTTAAATCGTAAAGTAAAtcagatagaataaaataacttttaaaagattttaaaaaggtcaAGCCGAagtataagatatttttattaataaagtccTTTATGCACCTTCCTCCTCGTTTTGGAGGGTCTAAAAAAAGactcttaaaatgaaaaaatcatttttttgtaaataaagacttttaatgtttaatttgttaCTTCCCTCTTCTTTAAGCTTACATAAGTAGACTcccgaaataaaaattaccttttttttttttgttgcaaattaaattcaacattttgactgaaaattcTAGATCAGCGACCCCTAAAATACCTTTATACGTcattaaaagtcttaatttgaaaaaaatgatatttttcattttgagagtCTTTCAGACTTCCGAAAGGTGcattaagaattttattaataataaatattttaaattacgggttactttagcattttgacctttttaaaatattttaaaagttattttattatatttgatttaatttactatttaaaaatcctTCACCCGAAtggcgcgggggttaaaactaaaatgttccgctttaaaccatatagactttttttagaataattttctgaagccaatgcaAAAATCCGCAAGTCGTTACACCCAGCAAACAATTTTCTCGAAAGAAAAAGTTTCGTTTACTATACTAATATttggatatattatatttaaatattgatgtcTAGTTGAATGTAATTCAGCAAATGTTATTTTACATGATGTTATTTTTTAGAAGAACTTCCAGAACATTCCTAAGGCGGAACAAAAAATACCAAGGAATGggaaataaataaaccaaagaGAAGTTTGGATGATTCGATAAACTGGGAATTTCGGTAACAATGCTCACATCAAGAATGAAACAATTGTTTAATTCATTACAAGAAGatagagtaaaaaaatttacaacaaaagtACTTATAAATATCAACAACAAAGAAGagcaatctttttaaataacggAAAGAGTCAGCTGCCAAAAGCACGccttaaacacaaaaatttcttcaaaataaatacatatatcaacggattctataatttttgtattcagtGAAAATGATCAACTGGAGTTctgataaaaagtttatttttgaaccACCGCGACgctaagattttaaaaatattctcagTTAGCTTTTTATTTTCAGGATTGATTTTGACAGTACtggctaaataaatttattcaacaatAGAATACAGTAGTAAAGTATCTTTGACTGTTGACCTTTGCACCAtctcgtgttttattttttgtaaacagtgATTCAGCAGAAATAGTAGAAGAGTTGGTATGCATTTTTGGGTAGTTGATTGAGACATTCTGAAAATTCGTCAGATACCTCTCCCGTAATATCCTAATACAAAATACTGACCTGGCTGGAGGGTAGCGGTTTTAAAGTAAACTTGAgtattgaaaaatgaagaaaataaaaaagccaGGCTGTTTGTATTGGATTTTGAACCTGCATCATGTTTGCAAAAGtaaatcaatacaaaaaatatgtttgaggcaagttgaaatttattagggtattatttagtattaaaaataaatattttaaaaaagacagATCATTTTGGTGGGAATTTCTACCTGCCACGTAATCAATAAAAGCAGTTTTGCAAACATCTTGCAAGGTTAAAATCCCTCGCAAATGATCTGGCTtgcttattttctttatttttcaatatttaagttagctttcaaaaaaattacaaattgccCCAAAGTTATTTTTggcaacaaaatattttatgtatttgataatataggggTTCTAAAGATACCGCTACCCTCCAGCCAGATCTCCATTTTTGTAATAGGATATTATGGAACAGGTATCTGACGAATTTTCAGAATTCCTCTAACACCTACCTTAAATGTCTACCAGCTTTCGAGATAAAACGTCATTGTCATATGGTTACAAgtggaattaaataattatttaatactcaataaaatgaataaaaaataacccACCCAGTAATAATCCAGAATTGCAATTTTACTGTTTTCATGGCTATTATTATGAAttggacagaaaaaaaattgggttATGGCAGTTCGTAAGggtacttaaatttaatttttacgtcTGTAATCatcattaagtttatataaattatatataaatcaataatataattaattattattattataataattaataataacaaccactgtttacaaaataaaacacgagATGGCGTTATACCAGCGTGTAGATCATGAAGACTATATACGTCCGGCACTTGTAAGTTCGCTTATCGCGAGAGTtccattgattttaattaaaattgtatgcaatattttaaattgttatatcaATACAATGAAGACTATAAGAGAAGGAGACTTAACTTTGGATTTCGAGCAATGCATTCGATGGGCTCATATACGTCCGGCACTTGTAAGTTCGCTTATTTGAATTTGTAGCGCTGATTGTATCTCATGACCATAGCGTATAACCATCATAGTAAATTTGAAGTTGCGCAGAACCAATTCGTATGATATTGAGATATAATCAGCgctacaaatttaaataagcgAACTTACAAGTGCCGGACGTATATGAGCCCATCGAATGCATTGCCCGAAATCCAAAGTTAAGTCTCCTTCTCTTATAGTCTTCATTGTATtgatataacaatttaaaatattaaaaatgagttTTGGTAATTACTTTTAGTATATATATCTCGAGATATCGATTTGTGATATTAGTaaacctttgttgctcatttttacaatttggcACTGATATTGgaaaatcttgtttttttttcagttaagtAGAACCCTTATTTGACGCTGAAATCCAGCATCAAGCGTCATCTTGATGTTACTATTATCGTTTTAATTTGTATCTATTCTATTAtcgttttaatttgtataaaatgtaaacaaagtacatttgtatatttgtaaCTTACCTGTACTGAAGCACATTCTTCTAACATTTCtctgtatgtttttattaaatttggaagTATTGAATTCTCAAacattgaaatcattttttcttttttgcccAAACAAATTCTACAAACAGTTTCAAAGTCATTCACTCCAATAACTTTATTCTCCATCTTTACAAACGACCTTATTTAAGTATTGAATAGTTATCACAATAGGTGCGTACAGGTAAAGTAGCTACGTATTGTGTATTGAATTCAAAAGTATACGAGATGGTTAATTGtagccatttttattttttacttaacacGGGACATCAAAATTTCGACGATGATGGTAGTAGCAcaaagaaaaactaattttatatgaTAAGAACAGATTACCgagatttttttgtatcaacGGATAATCTCAGACGCTGTCTGTTGATATTCATATAATTGAAATTGCGCCATCGCAACTTCAGAACTTGAAGAaccattattcaaaaaaaaaatttcacacagAAGAACCCGAatcatttacaataatatttgattCGGTGTTATAATTAGAGTAATTACACTATCCCCAAAAAAAGCCCATTGGCGGAGAGCATAGTAAGTGGAGTGGGCAGTTAAATTGACTGCTTCCTTCtttttttggactttttttttaccttataaaatttgcaataaatccttttatttaaaatatgattaattttcaattttttacttgaaaatgttataggaaatgtcaaaataaaattattgaaaaataataattaaacttgtttGTTTAgataaattgtgaaaataagagacgaaattacataaataatattttttaaatgtaaattaacataattacttatttaaatttgttacattacatattattaaattttcaatgtaaagcTTATGTGCGATGCATAGACTTATACTTGcatctatacaattatattaataacaagtgaaaacaaacatttgaatgagttagttgttgaaataccatgcatagaccaaatagtttatatacatagataacgcgagggatctgctagcctgtaagtggatgcgatatgatgaatgagagagaaggttgcgagtgagttcccctgtgtccttgccATAGTCATATGTCTTAATCATATGATGCAAAGATATTTTGCAGCTGCTattacatttgttttgtacaaagaggttatgctacagttttgtattattttttcttaaaaatgaaaagtttttttaaacatttctttttttttaaataacttttaatgtattaaaacaatatgtacccaatgacatatagattagacaaggacacaggggaactcattGGCAGTCTCCTCTTTCATCCatactatataatacatactatataatgttataaccttatttgcgccctcacgggtaaacagtgatgtttgggaaaaaatttttcaaacaaaaatttttttatatttttataagaaacactttttagatttaaacttttgttctatctctagcgtttacaagatgggtcttgaCCTACGTTGTTAAtttatgaattcattttttacgttctgagcacgctataaaaatttcagattggtatctcttttcgtttttgagttattgtgttaatggacggacagacagacaaccggaaatggactatttaggtgattttataaacacttatcaaaattttgttcatagcatcaatatttttgcgttactaacttgggactaaacttagtataccttcatatatttgatatatacatgatataaaaagtaCCTTACATATATGCGGAAATATGAATATTGTCACgtggttaaaatttaataaataaaaaggataaaaaatttatatattgaaacaccttttattttcatgaattatttacattttactacaatatttgaaacaaaacttttaGAACATggccaattttttgaaatagttttaattaaaaaagttatttatcgtAAGTTAAAAAACGTATCTCATGGGGACTGGCCCTTATAGCAAGACGCTAAATGTGCTAGAAGCTTTTGAGGTTCTCTCACTGTTGTCACAATACGACACCGAAGCACCGtgaagtatttatatcaaatttctatccaaaatataatgaagggatttttatgctccaaattgattaaaaagacTATTTAGATGTAACAGTAccttttatttggcaataattaaaaaaaaaatgtttggtcatattcgtcttcaaactcaattaattcattttcttcttcaatttttttaatttcttttgctTCTGAGTcactttttatcttatttatgcTTGTTTTGTTTCCACGTAACGTGATTCTGGAATTATAAATTGCAAAGTTTCACTAGGAACTGCTTCCTCATTTTTTGGACTTTTGCCTTAAGCTATCTTAATCCATCCTTGTCTTAGTCTTAAAAAGAAAAGGCGCAAGATcgcgcaatttttttttttcataaacatattataGAATACTTTAAACTTTGTCTcgttacacaaaatttttgccCGACAAAACTTGACACAAAGA from Chrysoperla carnea chromosome 2, inChrCarn1.1, whole genome shotgun sequence includes these protein-coding regions:
- the LOC123291761 gene encoding zinc finger protein OZF-like isoform X1, with the protein product MENKVIGVNDFETVCRICLGKKEKMISMFENSILPNLIKTYREMLEECASVQINTDDLLPKNICTECINYLEQSYKFKIQYLSTEILLEQIIASVQPNIKVEVSLDEDVEFKNEDSSFNFYNSDEASLNESIKKEIIPVKEEPNTNTNKESNDNNSSTAQKYKCTECDKVFKLKSEFYKHQKLTHSKIVKCMYCDKTFDMIRDVRRHSPEIIRCKICKQLCGCKTTLKKHVLDHNVCMVCGKEFKNVQACNRHLSIHGAKRYLCTLCGKAFSHKTNYIVHLRKHTGEKPRKQSDSKASSGASNKVTKRDKGYLCTFCGKKFVGSNYSNYIVHVRTHTGEKPYPCTQCEARFNSSAGLQRHVTRHSDERKFECEMCKRKFKNKAQLGSHRRIQHLDNKKYSCDLCNKEFKRKDYLREHEKIHTGERNYVCTYCNKAFYKSYKLKMHLRTHTGEKPFSCGRCGKMFDQKFILNNHMKTHLDVPQFPTPKY
- the LOC123291761 gene encoding zinc finger protein OZF-like isoform X2; the protein is MCFSTVEVSLDEDVEFKNEDSSFNFYNSDEASLNESIKKEIIPVKEEPNTNTNKESNDNNSSTAQKYKCTECDKVFKLKSEFYKHQKLTHSKIVKCMYCDKTFDMIRDVRRHSPEIIRCKICKQLCGCKTTLKKHVLDHNVCMVCGKEFKNVQACNRHLSIHGAKRYLCTLCGKAFSHKTNYIVHLRKHTGEKPRKQSDSKASSGASNKVTKRDKGYLCTFCGKKFVGSNYSNYIVHVRTHTGEKPYPCTQCEARFNSSAGLQRHVTRHSDERKFECEMCKRKFKNKAQLGSHRRIQHLDNKKYSCDLCNKEFKRKDYLREHEKIHTGERNYVCTYCNKAFYKSYKLKMHLRTHTGEKPFSCGRCGKMFDQKFILNNHMKTHLDVPQFPTPKY